Genomic DNA from bacterium:
CACGCACATTTTGAGCCAATCATGATCTTTGCCGTAAGCCGCCATCAGGGTATCAAAAAATTTGATCGCATCCCGCTCTTCGTTAAACTTATGCGAGATATGCGAATTGACGATTTGTACTACGGATGTGCGCAATTCGCCTTCCAGCATATTATCCAGCACTTCGACGGCATTGGCCTGTACGCGTTTGTCGGTATTGGACAGATTGAGAAAAACCGTAGTGATCACTTTGTGGTCATGCAAAAAGCCGAGCAGTTTAAATACGCGTTCAAACACGCCGTGGCGAATATGCGTTACGGATTCGATCAAAATCGCAATGCCATCAAAGGGTTTTGCGGCATTTAACGTTTGCGTAAAAAAGCGATGCTCTTGAAATTCAAGATTGATCCATTTTTCGATCAAGTCGCGATCTAACTCTACGTCGTGGTTACGAAATTGTATCTTGGCTAAGGAGTCTAATATTTTCAAACGCAGATACGGCCCGGCGTGATCGTAGTTTTTAAGCATGATGTCCGCACATTCCTGCGATGCGATCATCTCAAAAACGCGGGGTATGTATAAACTGATTTCCTGATACTGCCGGCTAAACTCCAGATACGTTCGCAGGGTCGGTACGATATCGGCCGCATCAAATGCCGACAGTGCCTCCATCGCTTTATGCCGTGTTTCTTTTTGTTTAAGCTTTTTGATGATCATCGGGATCAGATCGATCGCGTTGATGCGATGCGCCGCATCAATGGCAAATATCTGCACTTCTTTGGATGGATCGTCGAGAAGTTTGATCAACGGTTTATGAAAATTTTTCAGTCCGATACGACCGATGATGCGCGCGATTTCTTTACGATCATTGATGCGCGGACTTTCGAGCATCTGTTTGAAGATATCCACGGAATAAAATATACCGTCAATACCGTAATACTGCATTAACCCTGAAATGGCCGCCCCTTTGATCTCCGAATCTTCGTCAATCAAAAACGATAATATGCGTTTGATGTGGTTGTCATCCCCATACGCCGAAAGCGTGAGGATAGCCTGCACTTTCACTTCGGTATGATCGTCTCCAAGGCGTTTGATGACTTCATCCACAGCTTGCCGCGGTGTGATTTTTTCGATGACGCGCAGAGCTTCGGTGCGCACGCGCGGTGACTTGTGATGCATCAATGTCAACACGTGCGGGATGAGATAAAATCCTTCGATATTTTTTAGCGCGTCTAAGCAATACAATACGCGGCGGTCGTCTTGACTTTCCAGGCCTTGTACAAGTATCTCGATGGCCGAACTGTCCGACACGTTAAAATTGATATCTTTGAAATCAATCTGGTTGGCTTTGAGCGTAGAGAAAAGCGATTTGACGTATTCGCGCTTAACGAGGAAAATAGCGATGATACAGATGATCAGTAACCCGACTACGGCCAGACTGATATCGTTTACGGCGACCGGAAAAAAATGGGCCGACAAAATCAGCAGTATCGCGCTTCCGCTCTTTGATAATGGTTTGATGATCCCGTCAACAAAAACTTTCGCACGCCCGCGCACGTTGGCATGCAGCGGTACATACATCAGTTGGCTGGCCGACGAATAGATCGTATCGCTGAAAATTTTATCGCTCGCTTTCGCAAAAACGACCGCATTGAGTATCGGCATGAGATACAGCACCAATGAACCGATCATGACCGTGCCGGGAATCGCCGGCGCAAACCAAATACTGAGCGAACTGATCAGCAAAAAAATCGGCAGAATCAAAAGCGAAACAAGTATACCGTATTTTGATAAAATGCGCGAACTCAGAAAAAACTGAAATACCAGAGCGACGATACCCGTGTAACCGTAAAACTGACCTAACACGGCTGCCAATTCATCATTACGGTAGTACTCTTTGAGCACCATTTTAAACTGGTAATCAATAAACATGAGCACCATCGTGATGATACTTACGATGATGGCGATCAGTTTGAGATGATAGATACTGCCGAGTTTCTGCTTTTCTTCGGCTTTTTTATGCGCTTTTTTATCGGTCACACTGTGGGTTTCGCGTACCGTATCGGTAAATTCGCGGCGCGCAAGCAGGCGAACCAAAATCACGCACAACCCCATCAAGCCGCCGTACATCGTAATGAGATTGGACGTACCGATGGCATGCACCAAAGCTTTGATCGAAAAACCGCTGATCATACCGCCCAAAATACCGGCGCTCAGAATAATGCCGATCAGTCGTTTGGCCTGCCGCGTATCCAAAACGTCATTGGTAAATGTCCAAAACTGGAGTATGAGGAGGAAGTTAAATACTTCAAATCCCACATAGATCATGGGATACATCAGCGACCAACCGGAATCCACAAAAATACGTGTAACCCCGACGGCCAATATCATACCGCCGGTAACGGCATAGATCAGCCGGTCACGTCGGAAGCGATCCACTATGGCGTGAAACGCCACGCCGCATACGCTGAGCGCAATGGAGATGGCAAGATACATGTACGACAGCTTGGTCGCATCAAAACGGCTAAGAAAAAGCGTGTCCGCAGCCGTTCGTCCGACGATGGTAGCCGCCGTCATAAAAAAAAGATATGCGAAGAGAATCCCCGTCTTAAAGTATTCCTCTCGTTCTACGGCAAGAATACGTCCAACGCGAATCGTCGAGATTTTAGAAGCCATACACCGTGTTTGGCAAGACCTGATTCCAGTAAATAACTAGCGGACACAACAGTATGTAATGTACATAACTTTTAACGATAGATGCAAGCTGCGTACATGGCAAACCGGGAGACAACATATGGAAGATAAATAGATAATAAACGGAATAAAGTTCCTGTGGGATGAACTATGCGGCAGCTCTTTTTTTTGAAATTTTCTGACACCGCTCATATTGAAAGTAAACACAAAACATCTCGCAGAAACGCAAAGGAAAAACTGTTCAATTTCTTAGCAGCTTGGGGAAAATGAGTTCGTCATTGATCACTC
This window encodes:
- a CDS encoding cyclic nucleotide-binding domain-containing protein; this translates as MASKISTIRVGRILAVEREEYFKTGILFAYLFFMTAATIVGRTAADTLFLSRFDATKLSYMYLAISIALSVCGVAFHAIVDRFRRDRLIYAVTGGMILAVGVTRIFVDSGWSLMYPMIYVGFEVFNFLLILQFWTFTNDVLDTRQAKRLIGIILSAGILGGMISGFSIKALVHAIGTSNLITMYGGLMGLCVILVRLLARREFTDTVRETHSVTDKKAHKKAEEKQKLGSIYHLKLIAIIVSIITMVLMFIDYQFKMVLKEYYRNDELAAVLGQFYGYTGIVALVFQFFLSSRILSKYGILVSLLILPIFLLISSLSIWFAPAIPGTVMIGSLVLYLMPILNAVVFAKASDKIFSDTIYSSASQLMYVPLHANVRGRAKVFVDGIIKPLSKSGSAILLILSAHFFPVAVNDISLAVVGLLIICIIAIFLVKREYVKSLFSTLKANQIDFKDINFNVSDSSAIEILVQGLESQDDRRVLYCLDALKNIEGFYLIPHVLTLMHHKSPRVRTEALRVIEKITPRQAVDEVIKRLGDDHTEVKVQAILTLSAYGDDNHIKRILSFLIDEDSEIKGAAISGLMQYYGIDGIFYSVDIFKQMLESPRINDRKEIARIIGRIGLKNFHKPLIKLLDDPSKEVQIFAIDAAHRINAIDLIPMIIKKLKQKETRHKAMEALSAFDAADIVPTLRTYLEFSRQYQEISLYIPRVFEMIASQECADIMLKNYDHAGPYLRLKILDSLAKIQFRNHDVELDRDLIEKWINLEFQEHRFFTQTLNAAKPFDGIAILIESVTHIRHGVFERVFKLLGFLHDHKVITTVFLNLSNTDKRVQANAVEVLDNMLEGELRTSVVQIVNSHISHKFNEERDAIKFFDTLMAAYGKDHDWLKMCVEFVSTSPKFDEWDHNRAFALRKLIHDTQVSFERKEVLNIIQKVAILKRVSFFASLSGEYLANIALQMKSAKCHAGEAVFHEGETGDSFYVVIKGKVLIHKGETRLVEMGPGQCFGEMAILDNEKRSASVTALEDTLMFKLESEAFYDIIADRIEIAKGVIRMLTQRLRQQLAKVAAAGGGAPKPVIPQIEESAVEEMIEGESANIASELDSQALLKRVLLLKEIDLFASLPDEDMVMLANTIEEVKYKKGQDIFLEGDQGDAMYGIVSGSVLIHKGNKDLATLGEKKYFGEMAVLDNEPRSASVTAVADTTLLKLSSDDFYSILFDKVEITRNIFAVLVQRLRTTNTK